Proteins encoded by one window of Scatophagus argus isolate fScaArg1 chromosome 4, fScaArg1.pri, whole genome shotgun sequence:
- the LOC124057554 gene encoding protein transport protein SEC24-like, with product MGLVLRVVLLWLLLIGKLQGKIAHSYHGFEPGTLDMSYELQGLNYQPKPKPQTPVPQQPRYQPQQPQAPVPQQPRYQPQQPEAQVPQQPRYQPQQPEAQVPQQPRYQPQQPEAQVPQQPRYQPQQPEAQVPQQPRYQPQQPEAQVPQQPRYQPQQPRYQTQPGAQVPQQPRYQQPQPGYQTQPGAQVPQQPRYQQPQPGYQQQPRYQQPQPGYQQQPRYQQPQPGYQQQPRYQQPQPGYQQQPRYQQPQPGYQQQPRYQQPQPGYQQQPRYQQPQPQAPVPQKPRYQPQPQAPVPQKPRYQPQPQAPVPQKPRYQPQPQAPVPQKPRYQPSGSFGLAAQTEAAPSTDAMGGTYLNYGGKGRLG from the exons ATGGGACTCGTTCTACG tgTGGTGCTACTATGGCTGCTGCTTATTGGAAAGCTTCAGGGAAAAATTGCAC ATTCCTACCATGGATTTGAGCCTGGCACTTTGGACATGAGCTATGAGCTGCAGGGTCTGAACTACCAACCAAAGCCCAAGCCTCAGACCCCAGTTCCCCAGCAGCCTCGCTACCAGCCGCAGCAGCCTCAGGCCCCGGTTCCCCAGCAGCCTCGCTACCAGCCGCAGCAGCCTGAGGCCCAGGTTCCCCAGCAGCCTCGCTACCAGCCGCAGCAGCCTGAGGCCCAGGTTCCCCAGCAGCCTCGCTACCAGCCGCAGCAGCCTGAGGCCCAGGTTCCCCAGCAGCCTCGCTACCAGCCGCAGCAGCCTGAGGCCCAGGTTCCCCAGCAGCCTCGCTACCAGCCGCAGCAGCCTGAGGCCCAGGTTCCCCAGCAGCCTCGCTACCAGCCGCAGCAGCCTCGCTACCAGACGCAGCCTGGGGCCCAGGTTCCCCAGCAGCCTCGCTACCAGCAGCCGCAGCCTGGCTACCAGACGCAGCCTGGGGCCCAGGTTCCCCAGCAGCCTCGCTACCAGCAGCCACAGCCTGGCTACCAGCAGCAGCCTCGCTACCAGCAGCCGCAGCCTGGCTACCAGCAGCAGCCTCGCTACCAGCAGCCGCAGCCTGGCTACCAGCAGCAGCCTCGCTACCAGCAGCCGCAGCCTGGCTACCAGCAGCAGCCTCGCTACCAGCAGCCGCAGCCTGGCTACCAGCAGCAGCCTCGCTACCAGCAGCCGCAGCCTGGCTACCAGCAGCAGCCTCGCTACCAGCAGCCGCAGCCTCAGGCCCCGGTTCCCCAGAAGCCTCGCTACCAGCCGCAGCCTCAGGCCCCGGTTCCCCAGAAGCCTCGCTACCAGCCGCAGCCTCAGGCCCCGGTTCCCCAGAAGCCTCGCTACCAGCCGCAGCCTCAGGCCCCGGTTCCCCAGAAGCCTCGCTACCAGCCCAGTGGCAGTTTTGGTCTTGCTGCGCAGACAGAAGCTGCACCCAGCACAGATGCAATGGG tGGGACCTATCTGAACTATGGAGGCAAAGGAAGACTTGGCTAA